A part of Maniola jurtina chromosome 19, ilManJurt1.1, whole genome shotgun sequence genomic DNA contains:
- the LOC123874820 gene encoding apolipoprotein D-like, whose translation MCKQYVVLVVILSFLVLCSGQVIFFGDCEDVKTMEYFEIERFLGKWYTIQHFPSWYEQYGHCAYKLVQQCGRTIELQHRSIQKGIEYVLHINTTYAPGDEAVFDIPKNNIDPVGIPLSILRTDYTNYAVVYGCKHNQLVNIKYVLAWILSRNTTLPPEILDNAYKELKLIPGLSLAYMETVNHSEELCSYHWTAHVQAIYNNDTQTDRNTLFSFK comes from the exons ATGTGTAAGCAATATGTTGTTCTAGTAGTAATTCTAAGTTTTCTTGTATTATGTAGTGGGCAAGTGATTTTTTTTGGAGACTGTGAAGATGTCAAAACAATGGAATACTTTGAGATTGAAAGA TTTCTAGGCAAATGGTATACAATACAACATTTTCCATCATGGTACGAACAGTACGGACATTGCGCATATAAGCTAGTCCAACAATGCGGAAGGACAATTGAGTTGCAGCACAGATCCATTCAAAAAGGGATCGAATATGTACTACACATTAACACCACCTATGCCCCGGGAGACGAGGCTGTATTTGATataccaaaaaataatatag atCCTGTCGGTATTCCCCTATCAATATTAAGGACGGATTACACAAATTATGCTGTTGTGTATGGATGCAAACATAACCAGCTAGTAAACATTAAATATG TTCTGGCGTGGATACTATCAAGAAATACGACGTTGCCTCCTGAAATACTGGATAATGCGTACAAGGAGTTGAAATTGATACCCGGGCTCAGCCTCGCATACATGGAGACTGTGAATCATTCGGAGGAACTCTGCAGTTACCACTGGACGGCGCACGTGCAGGCAATTTACAATAACGACACTCAGACCGACCGTAACACATTATTctcttttaaataa
- the LOC123874821 gene encoding insecticyanin-A-like, producing the protein MLLFAFCFYLTFACTLGAEFTLAGECPDVKIHENLDYTKFSGVWYNVASYASDGRNIYDCASLEFQEDNLGYTIRETYVDLDQGNRTQKSYFARVDPTFDAGNKAQFIVSHEDGDKVLQFPFFILTTDYDGFAIAYTCKTLKKKLRTHYVFTWVLSRSKEKLQGETLKNVEDALSKYSELAEHRQSFVLKDFSEPNCAYTNKFETDFFTSNFW; encoded by the exons ATGCTTTTATTTGCTTTTTGTTTTTATCTCACTTTCGCCTGCACTCTGGGGGCAGAGTTCACATTGGCCGGCGAATGTCCAGATGTGAAGATACATGAAAATCTGGACTATACAAAG TTTTCAGGAGTATGGTACAACGTAGCCAGCTACGCTAGTGACGGCAGAAACATCtacgattgtgcttctttggaGTTCCAGGAAGATAATCTAGGGTACACTATTCGGGAAACTTACGTGGATTTGGACCAGGGCAATAGGACTCAGAAGTCATACTTTGCAAGGGTCGACCCTACTTTTGATGCTGGAAACAAGGCTCAGTTCATTGTTAGCCATGAAGACGGAG ACAAAGTGCTGCAGTTTCCATTCTTCATATTAACCACGGATTACGACGGCTTTGCCATTGCCTACACTTGCAAGACGTTGAAGAAGAAGCTAAGAACTCATTATG TCTTCACCTGGGTGCTGTCAAGAAGCAAAGAGAAGTTGCAAGGAGAGACGCTGAAGAATGTGGAGGATGCTCTATCCAAGTACTCCGAACTGGCTGAGCACAGGCAATCCTTTGTGCTGAAGGATTTCTCTGAACCCAACTGCGCTTACACTAATAAATTTGAGACTGATTTCTTCACTAGCAACTTTTGGTGA
- the LOC123875310 gene encoding bilin-binding protein-like: MFALVLLSVVAAASANVYVNSGCPDVKPVDNFNLKAYATGKWYEVARYPNKIETDSHCGWSDYVLSGDVFSVKNYDVTNSKLRTIEGSAQLADDAGKTGKMVFSYPYGVAGATTKSTLWVLGTDYDNYAVVYFCKYDEEKKSRQDFTWVQSRTKTFDGAAKAAAEKIVKDSAFLDSSKLVFPDFSEAACAFDAPK, translated from the exons ATGTTCGCTTTAGTCCTCCTCAGCGTTGTGGCTGCGGCCTCCGCCAACGTCTACGTTAACTCCGGTTGTCCCGACGTAAAGCCCGTAGACAACTTCAACCTTAAAGCT TACGCAACAGGCAAATGGTATGAAGTAGCCCGGTACCCCAACAAGATTGAAACAGACAGCCACTGCGGCTGGTCCGACTACGTCCTGAGCGGCGATGTTTTCTCCGTCAAGAACTACGACGTTACCAACAGCAAGCTTCGTACTATCGAAGGCTCAGCTCAACTGGCTGATGATGCAGGCAAGACCGGCAAAATGGTCTTCAGCTACCCATATGGAG TTGCCGGTGCCACCACCAAGAGCACATTGTGGGTCCTCGGTACCGACTACGATAACTACGCCGTTGTCTACTTCTGCAAATACGACGAGGAGAAGAAGAGCCGTCAAG ACTTCACCTGGGTGCAATCCCGCACAAAGACATTCGATGGTGCTGCCAAGGCCGCCGCTGAAAAGATCGTCAAGGACAGCGCCTTCCTCGACAGCAGCAAACTGGTCTTCCCCGACTTCTCCGAGGCCGCCTGTGCTTTCGATGCGCCAAAATAG
- the LOC123874818 gene encoding insecticyanin-A-like: MCTIRCCSFYCSHDAAMLKIISFIICFNCVFAYFTLSGKCPENVTLQEEFKLPDFFGKWYQSYHYSSDGQQQNNCSTLELMTRPSGFYLNQSRVDRGLFHRYSIGKLDINLRMEDAARLELMFAFKNAPRRLKTRRYPFHILATNYNYYATIYTCQYSPLIDKHFIYVWILSRNPILNDVSKELAIKPLQKIGVDSSKLVKDDQDKCVPKYYEDVPVEPTTFRFPVPI, translated from the exons ATGTGCACAATTCGATGTTGCTCGTTTTACTGTAGTCACGACGCAGCCatgttgaaaataatttctttcattatttgttttaattgtGTATTTGCTTATTTTACTCTATCTGGCAAATGTCCAGAGAATGTCACTTTGCAAGAGGAATTCAAACTACCTGAT TTCTTTGGTAAATGGTACCAGTCTTATCACTATTCCAGCGATGGTCAGCAGCAGAATAACTGCTCTACTCTGGAATTGATGACTAGGCCTTCAGGGTTCTATCTGAATCAGTCCAGGGTTGACCGTGGTCTGTTCCATCGGTACAGTATCGGCAAGCTTGATATCAATCTAAGAATGGAAGATGCTGCACGATTGGAACTCATGTTTGCTTTCAAAAATGCTCCTCGACGAT TGAAAACAAGAAGATATCCTTTTCATATTCTGGCAACTAACTACAACTATTACGCTACCATTTATACTTGCCAGTACAGTCCACTAATTGATAAACATTTTA TTTACGTCTGGATTCTTTCCCGGAATCCCATCTTGAACGATGTTTCAAAGGAATTGGCGATAAAACCCCTGCAAAAAATTGGGGTGGACTCCTCCAAGCTGGTTAAGGACGATCAAGATAAATGTGTTCCGAAGTACTACGAAGATGTGCCAGTAGAACCTACGACTTTTAGATTCCCCGTGccaatttaa